CCGTCAGATTATCTGGTCGAAGGACGGAGCTCGGCGACATGGCCATTGGCCTGAATCTCGGCGAGTTTGGTCAACCGTTCCTGGATGCGATCATCGATATTTATGATCTTCGACTGCTCAAAATATTCGACATCATCGAGCATGTTCAATTCGGATATCTCTTCGAGAACCGCTACTATCTTCTTTACGGAATCATCGACCATATCGAGCGACTTCGGCAGAGTGCCGACAATATCTTCTTTGCTCCTGCTGTCAAGCATCATTCTGAGAACCTGCGACTGGCCGAATATAATCATGGAAGCCTTGTTGATATAATGCGACAGGGTCGAAATTGCCACCTGTTTGGCCTCCTGAATGCCCTGTTGCCGCTCTTCTGTCAAAATATTTCGTGTCAATTCCTGTCGTTCCTTGAACAATTTCTGAATTGACATGTATGTCTTGAAGATCTCCTGATTGGCCCGGCTGAGAACGGTGTCAAAATCACCAATATCGATATCGAGGGCCCGGGCGAATTCAAGGGTCTCTTTAATGGTGGCAACGGTGATTTCATCAAGCTGCTGATTGGAGACACCGAGACGTGCCGAAATACTGCTGATTTTGGCAATTTTTTCTTCAAGGCTGATTTCAGGGCCGACGGAATAATCCAGACTCAGGGCCACTGACAGACGGACGATATCATCAAGTTTCGCGGAATCGCGAAATCCGAAGGAGTGATGATTACCTATGGCGGAAATAAATTCTTCGGGAAGTTTCCACCGGGCCGCAATCAAGCGCCCGGCTTCCATATGAGATACCCCAAAAGTCCTTTTTTCTTCTTCAACCAGATCACCATATATCATGGCTCGATCCATGGCCATGCGATACTGTTTGGGATAGTTTTGCATAAAAAACAGCATCCCGATTTCATAAAGAAGACCGCAGGTGAAGGCATCTCCCGGATTTTTATACCCGCATACCTCGGCCAGTTTCCGGCAGGTCGTGGCAACGGAAATTATATTACTGTAAAATCCTTTGATATCCAGCCGCAGAACATTGGAAATCTTAAAAGGATCAAAAAGCGCGGCCGACAGCACCAGGCATTTCACCGCCGTCAAACCCAGAATTACCACCGCGTGCTGGATGCTTGTAACCTTCCGATTCAGACCGAAAGAAGCTGAGTTGGAAATTTTCAGCAGGCGCCCGGCCAGGGCCGGATCGCGACTGATAAGTTTGGCCAGGACATCAAGACTGACCTCATCCTTTTCCGACAGCTGCAGAATTTTAACAGCGGCATCAGGCAAAGCAAAAAGGTCACGGCCCGTTTCAATGATGGGCCTGACGTCGATAGTCTTAGGCTGATCATTAATATCTTGATTCATATAATGATAATCGGATTTTTGAGACTTTTATATAGCGAGAATCAGCCTTTAATACCGGAAATTTTGGCTTTTGATATCAATTGGGAAAGCTGTTCCAGACGAAACGGCTTATGCAGCAGGTAATCCACACCGACCTGCTTCATTTTTTGCTCATCAACCGTGACGCCCCATCCGGTAATGATAATTACAGGTGTTTCGGGCGAAATGGCCTTTACCCGGGAGGCCACCTCCCAGCCGGAAATTTCCGGCATGGCAAGGTCGGAAATCACAATGTCGGGCCGCCTGGTTTCAAAAATTCGAATACCATCATGACCATTTCGGGCGGTGTAAATCGTATAGCCCAGAGATTGGCACATGGCCGCAAGCAAATCAAGAATAACCGACTGATCATCAATGGCAAGAATTGAAAGGGCTTTACCGGAAGCCACCCCGGTCTCGGCATTGACCGCCTTCAGGGGCAGTCTCAGGGAATAATATGAGGCCGTCTTGCTGTAGCGGTCAAAGGCAAACTCACCGGAATGATCCGATAGCAGCCGCAAAAAGCCAGCTTCGGGGAATCGGCTTTCATAATTCTGTGCCGGGCCATATACTCCGAATCCAACCACCGGTTCGACCGGCGGGAATTTCTCGCGATGCCGCGATATATCCAAAAAGACAAATCTATCATTACTATAAATGCTAATAGTAATCACTTCGTCATCGCCCACATGGGTGACAAAAGACTTGCACATTTCATTAATAAGGTTAACGGCGTCATTATACGAGATTTCCAGCCCGGGAACCTCTTTCAAGTTTAAATGGGCCGTAAACGCCCGTCCTTCAATCATATGCAAATTGCCGGAAATGGCATTTCGTCGGAAAATATCTTTTATAACCTGATTCAGACTAACCGGACGCCGGGATAAATCATCGGCCGTTCCCGGAATAGCCACCAGCATCTTAAACATCGCCGCCATTTTTTCGGTTAATTCCATGATAGCCTTAAAAGAACTCTCGGCCGTTCCGGTCAAATTCGGATCCTGTGACGCAAGCTGGCAATAACCGGAGATCGCCAGAAGATCATTGTTCAGTTCGTTGAGCCGGCCGGCCGATAATGCCGTCCCTTCGGATGTTGTCTCCGGAAGCTGTTTCGGTTCCGAGGATTTCAATATTCCAAGGCGAAGATTCAGCAATCCGGTCAGCAGGGTAATCAGTTGATGCTCTTCCCCGCCCGATATACCCCTGTCGCCAAAACCATACAGGTCAATAACCAGATCGACATCCTCGCCGATTGTTATCGGATAGCATCCATGAAATGAAGGAACCTTGCGCTCACCGAAAAGATTATTAAGCCGGCCCCGGTTTTCCTCATGATAACCGGACAGCGTCTCGGCGACCGAGGCGGTATCGAATTGGACAAAATCGGTTCGCAATGCCGCAGACCGACCGACCGCGCCCTCGCCGTTATCGACAATAATTTCGCGCCAGATATCATTAGCAGCATTGCAGTAAATAGCCTTATATCCATCATCGCAATGCTGAAAAACCATTAAGAGTGAATCGGCTGACAGCACTCCGGCCACCTGTGGTATGAATGATATGACGCTGCGGGCCGGTTCGGAGCGATCGATTTTTAATTGCAGAATTTCGGAGACTAATTTCAGACCTTTTATTTTCGATACTCCCGCCGCGCCGGATAAAGCCTTCGCCACGACAATTCCACCGACCGATGCGATAATTTCCAGCGCTCTTAAATCATCTCCGCCGATTTTAATAGTCCCGGAATTATTTCGCAGCATCAGGGCATTCCCATGTGAATCGGCCGGTATCAGCAATGAGGCGCGGGCAATGTAAGCATGCCCTTCATCATCGGTACCCTCCTGATTCAGAATAACCGCCTTCCTTTGTGACAGCGAACTGATCATGGCGGCCTTGAAGTTGTCCGACAAATCGGCCCTGTTTCCGGTCCCGCCATGAAAAATCAATCTCCCCCTCGCCAGACCAATCAGCCAGACCTCATCGGCCCCAGCCAGACCAACGCAGCGTTCGGCAAAATCCGCCGGTGAAGTTATATCTTCATCCGATTTGAAAACCTTTTCAAGTTTCTTCGTAAGGCCCGCCATTTGATGTTCTTTGGCATCAAGCGTTTCCTGGCTCCTGCGCAAATCACGGGTCAGCATGCTGACTTCGATTTTTTCGGCCAGCCAGTCGGCAATCGGCGAGATAATGGAAATAAACTCGCGTGAATAACGTCTCTCTTCCTCAGAAAAAAACAGAATCGCGCCAAGTTTATTTCGACCCGAAATCAGCGGCACGACAATAATCGAATGAAAACGCGAGGCGGCAAGCTGGGCCTTTCCGCCCAGGCTGCGGAAATCGGAAGAGATCATGGCCGTTTCATCTTCTATGGCCTGGCTGACCAAATTCCTTCCATAGGGATAATATTCAAGCAGCGCCGTCTCTTCTTTGGAGAGCCCGGATCCGGTCACCAGTAAAAATTTTCGTTGTGCCCGATTGAGAAGGAAAACCGCTCCGGCCTGCTCTTCCAGTCCTCCCAGGAGACCTTTGAGAACCCGATCAAGCAGTTCCGTCATTGGGAACGGATAACGGCTGTCCTGCTGAATACTATCAAGCAGTTTCAATTTCTCGAGGTGGTTGGAAACCTCGATATCCCGTTCCCCCCAGTAATTGAAATGCAAAACCAAACCCACTACAAACAAAACAGCGCCCATCGTCAGGACAATGAATTTGCCGAGGTCTATCCATAGGTAAACCGGACTGAGAAACCAGACCGGGTATTCGGGATGGCTCTGAAACAAATTAATCAGGGTAAAGAAAAAAATTAGAATCAATCCTGAATAAACATATCCGGCCGCGCCGCTTTCTTTATCCCGCCCGATTTTCAGTCGATATACGACAAATGCAGATAGAAGCAGTGCAATGACAGGATATAATAGTGAGGTTATCATTTTCAGCATTGCTCTACTCCGTCAATTCGCCGTGCAGCGTCCAGCTGTCGGCGGATTTTATCCTGACCTGTCTGATGGTCCCAATCAAACCGGGATCTCCATCGAAAAGGACCGTCTTGTTGCCTTCGGTTTTACCCTTAAGAACTTTCTCGGAGCGCCGGGAATGGCCGTCGATCAGCACTGACCTGATTCGACCGACCTCCTCCTGATTTTTCTCAAAGGCGACATTTTTCTGCAGATTAATCAATCCGTTCAGCCGGTCGATTTTTTCCTCTTCGGGAACATCATCCTGAAGTCCGGCCGCCTTCGTCCCTTCCCTGACCGAATAGCGAAACATAAATGCCGAATCAAAACCGATGGTCCTGACCGCCTCGAGGGTCATCCGGTACTCCGCATCCGTTTCCGACGGGAAACCGACAATAAGGTCGGTCGTCAGGGATATATCCGGCACGGCTTTTCGCAATTTATCAACCAGCGACATATAATGCTCGATAGTATAGACGCGCCCCATCTTCCTGAGAATACGATTGGCCCCCGACTGCAGCGGAAGGTGCACATGCGCCATCATTTTATGCTCCGAGCCGATTGTCTCGATTAACCGATCGGACATATCTTTCGGGTGCGATGTCATAAACCTGATTCTTTTCAATGCGGATTCCGAAACAACCGTCTTGAGAAGAGACGGGAAATCATTCTCGCCGTCCCGATATGAATTCACATTTTGTCCCAATAGGGTTACTTCCAGAACACCATCATCAACCAGCGCCCTGACCTGCTTTAAGATATGAGAAACCGGATATGATCTTTCGCGCCCGCGCACATACGGGACTATGCAGTAAGTGCAAAAATTATCGCAACCCCGCGAGATGGTCACGAAGGCCGCATAACGGCTGTCGCGCGATGGGATAACATCGGCCATCCGCTCCAGCCCGGTAGCGGTGTTGACGGCGGGAAAGGCGGTTCCATTTTCAAGATATCGGGGCAGATCAAAAATCCGATCGGTTCCAAGAATAATATCGACATAGGGCGCGCGGGCCGAAAGCTGGTCGCCCATTCGCTGCGCCATGCAGCCGACGACGACTATTTTCTTATCCGTTGACTCTTTGAAATGAGAAAGCTCGGCCAGTCGTCCAAGAACACGCATTTCGGCTTTTTCCCGAACCGAACAAGTATTCAGAATAATTATATCGGCCTCCGCTTCCGTCTCCGCCTTCAGGTAACCGCGCGAATCCAGGATCGCCCCCAGAACCCCTGAGTCGGCCAGGTTCATCTGACAGCCAAAAGTCACGATTTTATAGCTTCGTTGCTTCATATATTTTTCACAAATTCCAGCCGGGGCCGGTAAAATAGCCTGGTCATAAGATACATTTAATTCTAATCTTTTCAAATCAAATATCAAGCTAAAAAGGCGTCAACCCTTATTTTTACTGACTTTTTGCCCTCCCCGCCAAATAAAAACGGAATCCGGTCAGTCATAAACCGGATTCCGCATATATATTCAGAGCTTATCAGGTTATTCCACACAACCCGGCAGCGGGTCGGATCCACCCCTGTACATGTAGGTTATCAAATAGGAAGCATCAAGCAAATTGATGGCGCAGGAGCCGTCGGCATCGACCGCATTCGGGATCGCCGGAGCCGCCCCGCCTTTATAGAGATAGTTTATTAAAAATGTAATATCCAGAAGGTTCACATTGCCGCTATTATCGGCGTCTCCGGGTATGTAAGGGCTCGCTTCTACTACCAGAGTGTATGTTCGGGTTTCATTATAGGAACTCATTAAATCTTTGGCATATACGTCGAAATTGAAGGTTCCGGCCTGCGTGGGCATTCCGGTTATAAATCCTGTCAAACTGTCCAGGGTCAGCCCCAGCGGCAGGGCGCCGCCCGTGATTTTGTAGGAGTGATGATCGGTTCCGCCCTTGGCAACAACCGAATCAAGATATGGCATGAACTGCTGCGCCGTATCCAGCGGAAACGGTATCAAATGATAGGTCCAGTTGGATTTATAGCTATAACGGTGTATCCATGAATCAGGATCAAGCTGAACATTCGTCGGTAACTGGTCGTTTTTCATGATGTAAATGGTGTCACGAACGTCATTGAAAATTACCGTCGTATCCAATCCCGTGGCATTGGTAAAGACAATATCGATCGGCATCCTGAATACCAGGGGAGCGGTGGTTTGCCCCTGCCTGAGTTGAAGGTACGTAAAATAACGGCCGTCGGAGGGATCATATTCACTCCGGAAGGACCACATGTATTTCGGGAAATAAGTTCCGTATATCCAATCTTCAAAAAAGTAGTCAAGATCCTTCCCGGATACCGTCTCGCAGATGTCCTGGAATCCGGCGGTAGTGGCATTGCCATACTGAAAATCACTGTTATAATACGCCCGCATGCAATCGAAGAAAACCGAATCGCCGACGATATGCCGCAGCATATGTAACACCCAGGCGCCTTTGTCATATACCAGCCGACTGAAAATATTCCAGACATCAGTCGTATCGACCACATAAATGGAGCTGCCGTATGTATAGAACATGTCGTTCATATAGCTGTGATAGGCCGCCTTGCCGTCTTTGACCTCATAATAAAGCGCCTCGCAGTAAGAGGCAAAACCTTCGTTGAGCCAGATTTCATGCCAGTTATCGATGGTGATCATATCGCCCCACCACTGGTGCGAAAGTTCATGGACCACAACCGGCTCGGTGAACCCGAAACTGCTCCCGTTCATAGATGAAACAGTCTGATGTTCCATCGCTCCGCCCCATTCGAAATTCGCATGACCGTATTTTTCGTTCGTAAATGGATACTCTCCGAACAAATCGGCAAAAACACCAATCGCATACGGTGTGATTCCATAACCGATAAGAGAGGTAGAATACCTGTCCATATATACATGATTGACTATGACCATGGAATCGTTATCGCCATAATGGTACCAGTCTTCCCAGACAACGTAATTGCTGATAGCCAGCGAAAAAAGGTAGGTCGATATCGGATACCTTTCCTGGTAAGAAAACGTCCAGGTTCCATCACCGTTGCGAACCGTATCGATCAGGGTCCCGTTGGAGGCACAGTAAAGGTTGGTATCACAGGTAACAAAAATATCCATGGAATCGGCTTTATCATCGGGTCGATCCTTACACGGCCACCAGGTTCGGGCCGACATCGGCTCCGACAGTGTCGTTATCACCGGCTGGTTGTTACGGAAATCAAAGGAGAAACCATCCAGTCCGGATCCGGTAGGACGACCATGATAGGCGACGGAGAATGAAAAGACTTCGCCATTGCTGTAGGTACGATCAAGTGCCACAATCAGTTTTGTACCTGAATGCGAAAAGCCCAATTGCCCGGTCGTATTGTAAACCGAATCCGTTGTCAGATTGGCATAAAAATCGAGTTCAACCGTATCAACCGACGCGGCGACAACTGTCGCTTCAACCAGAACATCGCCGGAAATCGTGGTATCCGAAAGATGAACGGTAATGTCCACGGTATAAAATCCGACATCATAGTCGTTCTGATTATAAAGTGATATCGCCTTATCGGCGGTCGCCGCAAAGGCGCGCGATTTTTCCAGATTTCCGGCCTTCATCTCAGCCATAATTTTATGTAGTTCCGATGGGGTCATTTTGCTGTAGTCAATCGATTCATCCATCTTATCGAGACTATGGGCGGTGATGGAACACAAAAAAAGTGAGGTAACAAACAGGGCGATTATAGTGAGCTTCCTTTTCATGACGTGTCATTTACTCCCATTTACACGGTTTTGGTCAATAAAATGCTGCCGGTACATCGCAGTATATTCATAAAATAATCCTATTTTCCAATACGTCAAGGACTTATATAAATATCGGCTATTTCATATCCATGTTTATATGGATTACGGCCGGAAAAAACCTTTCGCGAAAATATAATTCTCCAACCGCAAAAAAAGACCGCCCCGGTGGGCGGCCCTTTTTGGATTTATCCAAGAGATTGTCTAATAAGGATTTCCGCAGATTGGCTGACCGTCATGATAGATATAGTCTATCAAAATTGTAATATCAATCAGGTTGACCAGCAGATCGCAATTGCAGTCCCCCACTGATTTCATTGGTTTGGGTTCCAACCCGCCCTTATAAAGATATTTTATCAAATAGGCGATATCCAGAATATTCAATGACCCGTTCCAGTCGGCATCACCGTAGAATTTCCAGATGCTTATATCGAGTACGAGCGGGTACGGCGAATTGCTGGCCGAATCGGAAACTATAAGGGCAGTATCCTTATAATAGCCAAACGTCATCCCATAACCATTTGGCATCAATCTGAGATTCCAGGGATAGGCTTCTTCCTGTTCCTCATCTTTGACGTCAATGCCAAAATCCATCCAGGGCATATCTTCCTGAATGTACCAGTCCATGCATCCGGGATGGACATTATTAAGAGTGACAAAGAACTGCCGGCCCACCCGGTTTTCCTGCGCATAAAAACTGAGGTTATTACGATTCAGGTAAATCAGAGGGGCAATATCGGTTTCTTTTATCGTGAGTGTCAGCGTCAGCGATTCCGGGGTATTGACGGCATTATAAGCCGAAATGACAATAGTATCATAATAGACGCCCGGGAGCATGTTTTTGTAATCAAATGACAGCGTGATTATTTTCGGGGCCAGGGCGGAAGTGTCACTTGGTATGAGCCAGTCGGAATTCCAGCTTAAATCGAAGGTGAAAGGCACGGAACCGCCATTGTAAACCGTGAAAAACGGCGGCGGCGGTGGATTCATTCCCTGCCCGCATTCATAAAGGGCGGCATTAATGGTATCTTTGCTGACAATAATTTTGGCCGGATCCGAATAACAATGATAATCAAGAATCAGCATCTGCGGCGAATTGGGCGCCTCAAGAGAATACGCCCAAATAGTATCAGTGTAAGACATCGAAAATCCGCAGTAAACTGAATCAAAAGTAATCGCCACCAATTGCGGCACCGCTCCGGAATCGGGCGTCAAAGAGGCAATCCGTGGTGAGTTTTCCTCAAGGTAAAAATTCATGGCTCCGGCGCCACCATTGTAAACCTCAAAATAACGGGTTTCCGGGACCGGCGTATCGGAATCGACCGCCACGAACATATAGCCGGGATTCAAGCCGAGAATCGGCAAACTGGATGCAACCTGAAGTCTGACCGCCGCCTTTTGCGGAGTGTTGGTGGCCCCGGGCGCGGAAACCACAACAGTATCATAATAAAAACCGTAGGAAAGCCCGGTTATATCCACTGACAGCGTTATCACGCCATAATCCACCCCGCTGCTGGGGGTCAATGTCAGCCAGCTCTTGCTCTTGGTGGCGGTCCAGTTAAGCGTTCCCCCGCCGATGTTGTCCACAGTAAGATACTGGTCCGAGGGATTGGCGGAATCAACAATGGCGTTAAAACTAAAAAATGTCTGCGATAGGTCAATGGTTGCAGGCGGCTCGGATAATATCAGATGAATCGGGATCAGAACCGGATTATTGGTAGCATTGGGATCGCTGACCGTAATGGTATCATAGTAATTACCCGCCCCAAGGCCGATGGTATTAACAAACACCTGAACATTGGAAGGTGCAGTACCAAAAGCGGGTGACATTCCCACCCACGATGAATTCCAGGCGGCCGTCCAGTTGAGGGTTCCGACGCCGGTGTTGGTAATATGCAGAAGCTGAGCGCTGGGGGCTGATTGACCGGCGGTCCCTTCAAATAGAAAACTTCCAGGAGCGACACTTATTTCGGGATCTTCCGGCATTACTCCAATTTCCCAGCAGTAAGGGCCGTTGAAAGTGGTGGAAAAATCAAAAAGCCAGTCAAATTTCCCCGGCGGTACCTGGTTGGGAATACTGCAGGAATCAATACAGAAAATACCCTCCTGATTGATCTGAAGGGCAAATTGAATGTTTTTTTGCTCTCCCAGACCAAACGGCCATCCCGAAATCGATACGGCCGTATGATTAATAGTATCACCCAGATTACCGTCAAAATTGAAACCGGTCCATTGGTTCAGAACCGACCAATAAGACAGGAAAGATGGTGACATCGTAATGGAGTTAAATGGCCCCAAACCACCCACATCCCTGTGAGTCACGGTGGTTATGCCCTGGGGGCTGTAAAAGACGAAGGGCATACTGTAGCCAAGGTGCTCGGTGCCGTCATTGTTATTCATATAAATATCCACGGTAAATGGCTGTCCGATTTCAACCAGTCCGGGGAGAAGTAGCGGCGAGGCTTTGGCGCTGATAACCGCAGCCTGGCTCTGAATTGTCAAAATCATTAAAAGGATTGGAAGAAGCAGCAAATAACGCTTCATAATCACCCTCCTTGGGTAAAGCAATTATTGGTTCCCAACAAACTATATTTCATATTTTTATAAAATCCGTCCGCCGACACAGTGCCCCGTCTTAGCCCATAATAATTTTATTTTTCTGCAAAAGAGATTACCGGCTGATTATTCCAAGAAATCTCATTTTGCCGCCAATTCAATTGCAGATACTTTGATTGTCACCTTTACTCCCGTTACTTTTAAGCAGATACGGAGAATGACGAAAGACTATTTTAAGTAAATACAGTATTTCCACTGAAAATACTATTAATACCGATATTAATATACCCCTCTTGGCAGGAATCTGTCAAGTTAATTTTGTATGAGAAGAGGGTTATCATAGCTCTTACCAACATGATGGGCAAATCCCATCGGGGACAGCCACAAGCCGATCGCTGTCCCCGATGATTTACTCACAGTTAATCTATTGTTCCGCATCAAGAAGCGGTGCCGTTGGAGCAGGTCCTCCCTTATACAGAAAATTTATCAGATAAGTCACATCTTTCATGTTGACCGTGCCGGTAGTATTGACATCGCCGGCAAGCACCATCGGAAGCGGTTCCGGACCACCGTTATACAAAAATTGAATCAAATAAAGGATATCACCCAGATTGATATTGCCGTCGGCATTGACATCCCCGGAGCGGTGTCCGATCATTTTGAAGATACCCGTCGCAGAAGACTCCACTTCATCATTGAATGCCCAGGCCAGAGTAAATTCCTGTATGGTCGTATCCCACAGCGGACCATAGTACCCGACAAATTCGGACAGCGAACAACGCATCTTAAGTTTTTCTCCGGATTCACCTTCCGCCGGAATTACTTCGAAATCATAAGGAATAATCACATCATTAATCATCAGCCCGCTCAAATCGATATCGTTGACGGTATAGCCGCCGCCAAGGTCAGACAGGTAAACCGTCGCATTCGCCGTTTCAATTGCATAGGCATAAAAGACATACATAATTTCGGGCTCAATAGTCGTTCGG
This sequence is a window from candidate division Zixibacteria bacterium HGW-Zixibacteria-1. Protein-coding genes within it:
- the miaB gene encoding tRNA (N6-isopentenyl adenosine(37)-C2)-methylthiotransferase MiaB; amino-acid sequence: MIFDLKRLELNVSYDQAILPAPAGICEKYMKQRSYKIVTFGCQMNLADSGVLGAILDSRGYLKAETEAEADIIILNTCSVREKAEMRVLGRLAELSHFKESTDKKIVVVGCMAQRMGDQLSARAPYVDIILGTDRIFDLPRYLENGTAFPAVNTATGLERMADVIPSRDSRYAAFVTISRGCDNFCTYCIVPYVRGRERSYPVSHILKQVRALVDDGVLEVTLLGQNVNSYRDGENDFPSLLKTVVSESALKRIRFMTSHPKDMSDRLIETIGSEHKMMAHVHLPLQSGANRILRKMGRVYTIEHYMSLVDKLRKAVPDISLTTDLIVGFPSETDAEYRMTLEAVRTIGFDSAFMFRYSVREGTKAAGLQDDVPEEEKIDRLNGLINLQKNVAFEKNQEEVGRIRSVLIDGHSRRSEKVLKGKTEGNKTVLFDGDPGLIGTIRQVRIKSADSWTLHGELTE